In Myxococcota bacterium, the following proteins share a genomic window:
- a CDS encoding 4Fe-4S single cluster domain-containing protein, translating to MRLRIGGRVERTTCEGPGARFALWVQGCRIRCAGCCNPQLFAARGGQRVTTDALAERLRALAGELEGVTFLGGEPFDQAEPLAELARAAQSLGLSVMVFSGYALEELRTRPEARALLAATDLLVDGPYDRTRPETQRRWVGSTNQRFHFLTARYRSGIECVVVREVGVEIAPDGTVRLHGWPELLGASRGRASALPRGSLLVEDSCETHSSGQMPGPARE from the coding sequence ATGAGGCTGCGGATCGGCGGGCGGGTCGAGCGCACGACCTGCGAGGGCCCGGGGGCGCGGTTCGCCCTGTGGGTCCAGGGCTGCCGCATCCGCTGCGCCGGCTGCTGCAACCCGCAGCTGTTCGCGGCCCGCGGCGGCCAGCGAGTCACGACCGACGCCCTGGCCGAGCGCCTGCGCGCGCTGGCAGGCGAGCTCGAGGGAGTCACCTTCCTCGGCGGCGAGCCGTTCGACCAGGCCGAGCCGCTGGCGGAGCTGGCGCGCGCGGCGCAGTCACTCGGGCTGTCGGTGATGGTCTTCAGCGGCTACGCGCTCGAGGAGCTCCGAACGCGGCCAGAAGCCCGCGCGCTGCTCGCCGCCACCGACCTGCTCGTCGACGGGCCGTACGACCGCACCCGTCCCGAGACGCAGCGGCGCTGGGTCGGGTCGACGAACCAGCGCTTTCACTTCCTGACGGCCCGATATCGGTCAGGAATCGAGTGTGTCGTCGTTCGTGAGGTAGGAGTCGAGATCGCGCCCGACGGGACGGTGCGCTTGCACGGCTGGCCGGAGCTTCTCGGCGCTTCGCGGGGCCGGGCATCTGCCCTTCCTCGCGGGTCCCTTCTCGTCGAAGACTCCTGCGAAACCCACTCGTCAGGGCAGATGCCCGGCCCCGCTCGCGAATGA
- a CDS encoding thiamine phosphate synthase — MIPRLGYWTDGVRGCAGRDPCDVIERLARGGVEFVVLRERDWSVGQWSECVARLAKARAAGLRLLAGRRLDLVRALGLDGVHLGAESVPVAEARAFLGAAAWIGYSAHSRAEAEQAAAQGATYVTLSPIFATGSKPSAAPRGCAWLREAAAGLAVPVLALGGVTAARVPELRRAGAAGVVAIAALGAAPDPEAAAREFRRALADEAGA, encoded by the coding sequence TTGATCCCGCGGCTGGGCTACTGGACCGACGGTGTGCGCGGCTGCGCGGGCCGCGACCCGTGCGACGTGATCGAACGCCTGGCGCGCGGCGGCGTCGAATTCGTCGTGCTGCGAGAACGGGACTGGTCTGTCGGCCAGTGGAGTGAGTGTGTCGCGCGGCTGGCGAAGGCGCGCGCCGCGGGCCTGCGCCTGCTGGCCGGCCGGCGGCTCGACCTGGTTCGCGCGCTCGGTCTGGACGGCGTGCACCTGGGCGCCGAGTCCGTGCCGGTGGCCGAGGCGCGCGCGTTTCTCGGCGCGGCGGCGTGGATCGGCTACTCGGCGCACTCGCGCGCCGAGGCCGAGCAGGCGGCCGCGCAGGGTGCGACCTACGTCACTCTCTCGCCGATCTTCGCGACCGGCTCCAAGCCGAGTGCCGCGCCGCGCGGCTGTGCCTGGCTGCGCGAGGCCGCGGCCGGGCTCGCCGTGCCCGTGCTCGCCCTGGGCGGCGTGACGGCGGCGCGCGTGCCCGAGCTGCGGCGCGCGGGCGCCGCGGGCGTGGTGGCGATCGCGGCCCTGGGCGCAGCCCCCGACCCGGAGGCCGCCGCGCGCGAGTTCCGGCGCGCATTGGCCGATGAGGCAGGAGCATGA
- a CDS encoding DUF1257 domain-containing protein, translating to MSQSLEISLVLASVEFLADAIASLGATLRECRQLRTRDGRSHTVDRVATDVDGTEVGVRIDPRTQQAVLVSEGCGSKAQAFAQRIAQRYAYARVTDELRRKGYDLGQESRAPDGTVRLVATRWGA from the coding sequence ATGTCGCAGTCACTCGAGATCAGCCTGGTGCTGGCCAGCGTCGAGTTTCTGGCCGACGCGATCGCGTCGCTGGGCGCGACCTTGCGAGAGTGCCGGCAGCTCAGGACCCGGGACGGCCGCAGCCACACGGTCGACCGCGTGGCGACCGACGTGGACGGAACCGAGGTCGGCGTGCGCATCGACCCCAGGACCCAGCAAGCGGTGCTGGTCTCCGAAGGCTGCGGCTCGAAGGCCCAGGCCTTCGCGCAGCGCATCGCCCAGCGCTACGCCTACGCGCGAGTCACCGACGAGCTGCGCCGCAAGGGCTACGACCTCGGCCAGGAGAGCCGAGCCCCCGACGGCACCGTGCGCCTCGTGGCCACGCGCTGGGGAGCCTGA
- a CDS encoding thiazole synthase, with product MTSTYKLGGLELRSRLIVGSGKYKSFEENRKALDASGAEMTTVAVRRIDLTRRDAGSLLDFIPPDRFHILPNTAGCTTVKEAVTTAQLARELLDTRMVKLEVIGDSRTLFPDTPATLEAARILVAEGFTVLPYITDDPVACMRLEEIGCAAVMPLGAPIGSGLGIRNPANIRIILESVSCPVIVDAGVGTASDAAIAMELGCTAVLMSTGIAAAKDPVKMAHAMKLAVEAGRAAYEAGRMPRRLHAQASSPETGLADLS from the coding sequence GTGACCTCGACTTACAAGCTCGGCGGCCTCGAGCTGCGCTCGCGGCTGATCGTGGGCAGCGGCAAGTACAAGAGCTTCGAGGAGAACCGCAAGGCGCTCGACGCCAGCGGCGCGGAGATGACCACGGTCGCGGTGCGCCGCATCGACCTGACCCGGCGCGACGCGGGCTCGCTGCTCGACTTCATCCCGCCGGACCGCTTCCACATCCTGCCCAACACCGCCGGGTGTACCACGGTGAAGGAGGCAGTGACCACGGCGCAGCTCGCGCGCGAGCTGCTCGACACCCGGATGGTGAAGCTCGAGGTGATCGGTGACTCGCGCACGCTGTTCCCGGACACGCCGGCCACGCTCGAGGCGGCGCGCATCCTGGTCGCGGAGGGCTTCACCGTGTTGCCCTACATCACCGACGACCCGGTCGCCTGCATGCGGCTGGAGGAGATCGGCTGCGCCGCGGTCATGCCGCTGGGCGCGCCGATCGGCTCGGGGCTCGGGATCCGCAATCCCGCGAACATCCGCATCATCCTGGAGAGTGTCTCGTGCCCGGTGATCGTCGACGCCGGCGTGGGCACGGCCTCCGACGCCGCCATCGCCATGGAGCTCGGCTGCACCGCCGTGCTCATGAGCACCGGGATCGCCGCCGCCAAGGACCCGGTGAAGATGGCCCACGCCATGAAGCTCGCCGTAGAAGCGGGCCGCGCCGCCTACGAGGCCGGCCGCATGCCGAGGCGCCTGCACGCGCAGGCGTCGAGCCCCGAGACGGGACTCGCCGACCTGTCTTGA
- a CDS encoding L-threonylcarbamoyladenylate synthase has protein sequence MIVALEQAVARLARGELVAYPTETVYALGADAFAPHALESLLAAKGRAADRGLSVLVRDAAALAEHARPLPAAAARLAARFWPGPLTIVVAVSDPRFAAVATELGVGFRCSPQPSAAALARAAPAPVVSTSCNRTGEPPCTSGAEVEACFGPDLAVLGGEPATGLAPSTVVAVAADGALRLLRAGALDFARVQEAVLR, from the coding sequence GTGATCGTCGCTCTGGAACAGGCCGTCGCGCGGCTCGCGCGCGGAGAGCTGGTGGCCTACCCGACCGAGACGGTCTACGCGCTGGGCGCCGACGCCTTCGCGCCGCACGCGCTCGAGTCACTCCTGGCCGCGAAGGGGCGCGCGGCGGACCGCGGCCTGTCGGTTCTGGTGCGCGACGCGGCAGCGCTGGCCGAGCACGCCCGCCCGCTGCCGGCCGCGGCGGCGCGGCTGGCCGCGCGCTTCTGGCCCGGGCCGCTCACGATCGTGGTGGCGGTTTCCGACCCGCGTTTCGCCGCGGTCGCGACCGAGCTCGGCGTCGGCTTCCGCTGCTCACCACAGCCCAGCGCCGCCGCCCTCGCGCGCGCCGCGCCGGCGCCCGTGGTGTCGACCAGCTGCAACCGAACGGGCGAGCCCCCGTGCACGAGCGGCGCCGAGGTGGAGGCGTGCTTCGGGCCCGACCTGGCGGTGCTGGGCGGCGAGCCGGCCACCGGCCTCGCGCCGTCGACGGTGGTCGCGGTCGCGGCCGATGGCGCGCTCCGGCTGCTGCGCGCCGGGGCGCTCGACTTCGCTCGCGTGCAGGAGGCCGTCCTCCGATAG
- a CDS encoding helix-turn-helix domain-containing protein: MANSLKLLSSISPTKQARSEETARRILDAAQATIEREGLASLSIPEVVRRARSSTGSFYARFKDKNALLAALEERFFADMHRVLDELADPARWSGRPTRELIEACNREMLRRLRQHARLVCAFVFRSAHQASLATRVQRFHERLTDRMRALFLARRAEMTHPEPELAVALALEFAFAFIQARVLFAAQEGAVAALDDDRLAAELTRMFLAYAGIAPE; the protein is encoded by the coding sequence ATGGCCAACTCATTGAAATTGCTGAGCTCCATCTCGCCGACCAAGCAGGCGCGCAGCGAGGAGACGGCCCGGCGCATCCTCGATGCCGCCCAGGCCACGATCGAGCGCGAGGGCCTGGCGAGCCTGTCGATCCCCGAGGTGGTGCGCCGCGCGCGCTCCTCGACCGGCAGCTTCTACGCGCGCTTCAAGGACAAGAACGCGCTGCTCGCGGCGCTGGAGGAGCGCTTTTTCGCCGACATGCACCGCGTGCTCGACGAGCTGGCCGACCCCGCGCGCTGGAGCGGCCGGCCCACGCGCGAGCTGATCGAGGCCTGCAACCGCGAGATGCTGCGCCGGCTGCGCCAGCACGCCCGCCTGGTGTGCGCGTTCGTGTTCCGCTCCGCGCACCAGGCGAGCCTCGCCACGCGCGTGCAGCGCTTCCACGAGCGACTCACCGACCGCATGCGCGCGCTGTTCCTGGCGCGCCGCGCCGAGATGACCCACCCCGAGCCCGAGCTCGCGGTCGCGCTCGCGCTCGAGTTCGCGTTCGCGTTCATCCAGGCGCGCGTCCTGTTCGCCGCGCAGGAAGGCGCGGTGGCCGCGCTCGACGACGACCGGCTCGCGGCGGAGCTCACCCGCATGTTCCTCGCCTACGCGGGCATCGCGCCCGAGTGA
- a CDS encoding trypsin-like peptidase domain-containing protein: MKLRAALVSLVFVSAGCAALPSALAKDALDELQARIIEINRTVSPCVVHIEAAVRVNGRRNLQEGSGFLIDPAGVLLTNWHVVDRAEKVSVIVPGRDGRYEAEIVGTDKQTDVAVLRISPHDGEKPFRAVTIGDSDKLQVGEWVIAIGNPYGLEGSVSLGIVSAKGRDLRTEQLLNDFIQTDAMIDH; this comes from the coding sequence ATGAAGCTGCGCGCCGCGCTCGTGAGTCTGGTGTTCGTATCCGCCGGATGCGCCGCGCTGCCGAGCGCGCTGGCCAAGGACGCGCTCGACGAGCTGCAGGCGCGCATCATCGAGATCAACCGGACGGTCTCGCCCTGCGTGGTGCACATCGAGGCTGCGGTGCGCGTGAACGGCCGGCGCAACCTGCAGGAGGGCTCCGGCTTCCTGATCGACCCGGCCGGCGTGCTGCTCACCAACTGGCACGTCGTGGACCGCGCCGAGAAGGTGAGCGTGATCGTGCCCGGTCGCGACGGCCGCTACGAGGCCGAGATCGTCGGCACCGACAAGCAGACCGACGTCGCGGTGCTGCGCATCTCGCCGCACGACGGCGAGAAGCCGTTCCGCGCGGTCACGATCGGTGACTCCGACAAGCTGCAGGTGGGCGAGTGGGTGATCGCGATCGGCAACCCGTACGGCCTCGAGGGCTCGGTGTCACTGGGCATCGTGTCTGCCAAGGGCCGCGACCTGCGCACCGAGCAGCTGCTCAACGACTTCATCCAGACCGACGCCATGATCGACCAC
- a CDS encoding DUF2997 domain-containing protein yields the protein MATKVELEIQIDPDGTVHIETKGLKGETCLHETESLERALGSVRSREKTSEFYGKAEVKSASTRRAPG from the coding sequence GTGGCGACCAAGGTAGAGCTCGAAATCCAGATCGACCCCGACGGCACCGTCCACATCGAGACCAAGGGCCTGAAAGGCGAAACCTGCCTCCACGAAACCGAGTCACTCGAAAGAGCCCTGGGCAGCGTGCGCTCGAGAGAGAAGACGAGCGAGTTCTACGGGAAGGCAGAGGTCAAGAGCGCCTCCACGCGCCGCGCTCCGGGCTAA
- a CDS encoding AAA family ATPase, with protein sequence MSAKPSHSPLAGFVEELDLHVRARYPLLYLSTWEEQRLDDVLAKLAETHGKTLVTWSITQGLRRRDPRAGTGGMSDGPKDPTEALTAVGQLTDPSLVVFKDFHPYLNDPTVVRALRELAQQLKSSYTTLILVSPVVNIPTELEKDVCVLDVPLPSTHDLGVLLRDIVRVVREGKRATVELTSETVEPLLKAALGLTLSEAENAFAKAIAQDQRLAPDDVSVILAEKRQVIRKSGLLEFCGSDESLATVGGLENLKTWLGRRANAFGDKARAFGLPAPKGLLLLGVQGCGKSLTAKAIAATWQLPLLRLDMGRIFSGLVGSSEENMRRATRVAEGVAPAVLWVDELEKGLAGLGGSANGDSGVSARVFGCFLTWLQEKTAPVFVVATANKIDALPPELLRKGRFDEIFFIDLPSDSERRQIFAIQLARYKRDPKAFDLAALAKTAASFSGAEIEQAIVAALFTAYSDGVDLQQSHLMDAIGETLPLAVTMKEDIDRLREWARTRTRAASAAGPGERPAPLASRFG encoded by the coding sequence ATGAGCGCGAAGCCGAGTCACTCGCCCCTCGCCGGGTTCGTCGAAGAGCTCGACCTGCACGTGCGCGCCCGCTACCCGCTGCTCTACCTCTCGACCTGGGAGGAGCAGCGGCTCGACGACGTGCTGGCGAAGCTCGCCGAGACCCACGGCAAGACACTCGTGACCTGGTCGATCACCCAGGGCCTGCGCCGCCGTGACCCGCGCGCGGGCACGGGCGGCATGTCCGATGGTCCGAAGGACCCGACCGAGGCGCTGACCGCGGTCGGCCAGCTCACCGACCCGAGCCTGGTGGTGTTCAAGGACTTTCACCCGTATCTCAACGACCCCACGGTCGTGCGCGCGCTGCGCGAGCTCGCGCAGCAGCTCAAGAGCTCCTACACCACGCTGATCCTCGTGTCTCCGGTCGTGAACATCCCGACCGAGCTCGAGAAGGACGTGTGCGTGCTCGACGTGCCGCTGCCGTCGACTCACGACCTGGGCGTGCTCTTGCGCGACATCGTGCGCGTGGTGCGCGAAGGCAAGCGCGCCACCGTCGAGCTCACTTCGGAGACGGTCGAGCCGCTGCTCAAGGCGGCGCTGGGACTCACGCTGTCGGAGGCCGAGAACGCCTTCGCCAAGGCGATCGCCCAGGACCAGAGACTCGCGCCCGACGACGTGTCGGTGATCCTGGCCGAGAAGCGCCAGGTGATCCGCAAGAGCGGGCTGCTCGAGTTCTGCGGCTCCGACGAGAGTCTCGCCACCGTGGGCGGGCTCGAGAACCTGAAGACCTGGCTCGGCCGGCGCGCGAACGCCTTCGGCGACAAGGCGCGCGCCTTCGGGCTGCCCGCGCCCAAGGGTCTCTTGCTCTTGGGCGTCCAGGGCTGCGGCAAGAGCCTGACCGCGAAGGCGATCGCGGCGACCTGGCAGCTGCCCCTCCTGCGCCTCGACATGGGCCGGATCTTCAGCGGCCTGGTCGGGTCGTCGGAAGAGAACATGCGCCGCGCCACGCGCGTGGCCGAAGGCGTCGCGCCTGCGGTGCTGTGGGTCGACGAGCTCGAGAAGGGGCTGGCCGGACTGGGCGGCTCCGCGAACGGCGACAGCGGTGTCTCCGCGCGCGTGTTCGGCTGCTTCCTGACCTGGCTGCAGGAGAAGACCGCGCCCGTGTTCGTGGTCGCGACCGCGAACAAGATCGACGCGCTGCCGCCGGAGCTCCTGCGCAAGGGCCGCTTCGACGAGATCTTCTTCATCGACCTGCCGAGTGACTCCGAGCGGCGCCAGATCTTCGCGATCCAGCTCGCGCGCTACAAGCGCGACCCGAAGGCCTTCGACCTGGCCGCGCTGGCCAAGACCGCCGCGAGCTTCAGCGGGGCCGAGATCGAGCAGGCGATCGTGGCGGCGTTGTTCACCGCCTACTCGGACGGCGTCGACCTGCAGCAGAGTCACTTGATGGACGCGATCGGCGAGACCCTGCCGCTGGCCGTGACCATGAAGGAAGACATCGACCGCCTGCGCGAGTGGGCGCGCACGCGCACGCGCGCCGCCTCTGCGGCCGGCCCGGGCGAGCGGCCCGCGCCGCTCGCGTCGCGCTTCGGCTGA
- the thiS gene encoding sulfur carrier protein ThiS, whose protein sequence is MNYVLNGESHSTPAPLTVLELLRNFELAQRRVAVAINSEVVPRSRFAEVWVRDGDKVEVIQAVGGGA, encoded by the coding sequence GTGAACTACGTGTTGAACGGCGAATCTCACTCGACCCCCGCGCCGTTGACGGTGCTCGAGCTGCTGCGGAACTTCGAGCTCGCCCAGCGCCGCGTGGCCGTCGCGATCAACTCCGAGGTGGTGCCGCGCTCGCGCTTCGCCGAGGTGTGGGTGCGCGACGGAGACAAGGTCGAGGTGATCCAGGCCGTCGGAGGCGGAGCGTGA
- the purD gene encoding phosphoribosylamine--glycine ligase, which translates to MRVLLLGSGGREHALAWAIAKSPLVDELLAAPGSAGIAQEARVLPVDPCDAGAVLELVKREGVDFVVIGPDDPLAAGVSDRLAEAGVAVFGPSRAAAQLEWSKRFAKEFMARHGIPTASHAAFSSAEAAEAHVRALGGPCVVKVDGLALGKGVSVCDGPEQALAAIREAMRERRFGASGETVLIEERLTGTEASLFALCDGERSFVLGHAQDYKRALDGDRGENTGGMGAISPAPVLDESLEREVVERIVRPTFAGMRAEGRPFRGMLFVGLMIQNGRPYVIEYNARFGDPETQVLLMRLDSDLVPLLVGAAEGRLPEAGAAPRLADAAVCVVVASGGYPREYAKGRRIEGLESLSGLAGVKAFHAGTRRSADGGWETAGGRVVGVTARGRDLADARARAYDAVRRVRFEGAFSRSDVAQPRG; encoded by the coding sequence ATGCGAGTGTTGCTGTTGGGCTCGGGCGGCCGCGAGCACGCGCTCGCCTGGGCGATCGCGAAGAGCCCCCTGGTCGACGAGCTGCTGGCCGCGCCCGGCAGCGCGGGCATCGCCCAGGAGGCGCGGGTGCTGCCCGTCGATCCGTGCGACGCGGGCGCCGTGCTCGAGCTCGTGAAGCGCGAAGGCGTCGACTTCGTGGTGATCGGGCCCGACGACCCGCTCGCCGCCGGAGTGAGTGACCGTCTGGCCGAGGCGGGCGTGGCGGTGTTCGGACCGAGCCGCGCCGCCGCGCAGCTGGAGTGGAGCAAGCGCTTCGCCAAGGAGTTCATGGCGCGCCACGGCATTCCCACCGCGAGTCACGCGGCGTTCAGCTCGGCGGAGGCCGCCGAGGCGCACGTGCGCGCGCTGGGCGGACCCTGCGTGGTGAAGGTCGACGGCCTGGCGCTGGGCAAGGGCGTGAGCGTGTGCGACGGGCCGGAGCAGGCGCTCGCGGCCATCCGCGAGGCCATGCGCGAGCGGCGCTTCGGGGCGTCGGGCGAGACGGTGCTGATCGAGGAGCGTCTCACCGGCACCGAGGCGAGCCTGTTCGCGCTGTGCGACGGCGAGCGCTCGTTCGTGCTGGGCCACGCGCAGGACTACAAGCGCGCGCTCGACGGCGACCGCGGTGAGAACACGGGCGGCATGGGCGCGATCTCGCCCGCGCCGGTGCTCGACGAGTCACTCGAGCGCGAGGTCGTGGAGCGCATCGTGCGGCCCACCTTCGCCGGCATGCGCGCCGAGGGCCGGCCGTTCCGCGGCATGCTGTTCGTGGGGCTCATGATCCAGAACGGGCGGCCGTACGTGATCGAGTACAACGCGCGCTTCGGCGACCCGGAGACACAGGTGCTGCTGATGCGGCTCGACTCCGACCTCGTGCCGCTGCTGGTCGGCGCGGCGGAGGGCCGGCTGCCGGAAGCGGGTGCAGCGCCGCGCCTGGCCGACGCCGCGGTGTGCGTGGTCGTGGCGAGCGGCGGCTACCCGCGCGAGTACGCCAAGGGCCGGCGCATCGAGGGCCTCGAGTCACTGTCCGGCCTGGCGGGCGTGAAGGCGTTCCACGCCGGCACGCGCCGCAGCGCCGACGGCGGCTGGGAGACCGCCGGCGGGCGGGTCGTGGGAGTCACTGCGCGCGGGCGCGACCTCGCGGACGCGCGCGCCCGCGCCTACGACGCCGTGCGCCGGGTCCGCTTCGAGGGCGCGTTCAGCCGCAGCGACGTCGCGCAGCCGCGCGGGTGA
- the alr gene encoding alanine racemase — protein sequence MGEARDSRAQTRAWAEIDVAALARNYRAIRARAQDKRVIAVVKANAYGHGAVPAARALAAAGCDAFAVISLDEAAELRDAGLRAALLVLGGVQDADEAARALALDVEPVLSRAEPLEWLDAAAARAGQECRVHLELDTGMGRLGATPGELDALLARAVRARRVRVVGVMSHLACADDAASPETARQRALFAELVGRVRAAGVTPQWLHIDNSAGIVRGAAEGCNAVRPGIALYGVDPTLEGGHPFEPVMSLCARVVHAKNVAAGTPIGYAGAFRAVEATRILTLAVGYADGLPRAAGGRASVAVSGRRAPIVGRVSCDLATVAVPTADPAGPGDVALVFGRRRGFELPVAELASAVGTISYEVLVRIGPRVPRIPT from the coding sequence GTGGGGGAGGCCAGAGACAGCCGCGCGCAGACTCGCGCGTGGGCCGAGATCGACGTGGCGGCGCTCGCGCGCAACTACCGCGCGATCCGCGCCCGCGCGCAGGACAAGCGCGTGATCGCCGTGGTGAAGGCGAACGCGTACGGGCACGGGGCGGTGCCCGCGGCGCGGGCGCTCGCGGCGGCCGGCTGCGACGCGTTCGCGGTGATCAGCCTCGACGAGGCCGCCGAGCTGCGCGACGCCGGGCTGCGCGCGGCGCTGCTGGTGCTGGGCGGCGTGCAGGACGCCGACGAGGCGGCGCGCGCGCTCGCGCTCGACGTGGAGCCGGTGCTCTCCCGCGCCGAGCCGCTGGAATGGCTCGACGCGGCGGCCGCGCGCGCGGGCCAGGAGTGCCGCGTGCACCTCGAGCTCGACACCGGCATGGGCCGGCTCGGCGCCACGCCCGGCGAGCTCGATGCGCTGCTCGCGCGCGCCGTGCGCGCGCGGCGTGTGCGCGTGGTGGGCGTGATGAGTCACCTGGCGTGCGCCGACGACGCGGCCTCGCCCGAGACGGCGCGCCAGCGCGCGCTGTTCGCGGAGCTGGTGGGGCGGGTGCGCGCCGCGGGAGTCACTCCGCAGTGGCTGCACATCGACAACTCCGCGGGCATCGTGCGGGGCGCCGCCGAGGGCTGCAACGCGGTGCGGCCGGGCATCGCCCTCTACGGCGTCGACCCCACGCTCGAGGGCGGTCACCCCTTCGAGCCGGTGATGAGTCTGTGCGCGCGCGTGGTGCACGCCAAGAACGTGGCCGCGGGCACGCCGATCGGCTACGCGGGCGCGTTTCGCGCCGTCGAGGCGACGCGCATCCTGACGCTGGCGGTCGGCTACGCCGACGGGCTGCCGCGCGCGGCGGGCGGCCGGGCGTCGGTCGCAGTGAGTGGCCGGCGCGCGCCGATCGTGGGCCGTGTCTCCTGCGACCTGGCGACCGTGGCCGTGCCGACCGCCGACCCCGCGGGCCCGGGCGACGTGGCGCTGGTGTTCGGACGCCGCCGCGGCTTCGAGCTGCCGGTCGCCGAGCTGGCGAGCGCCGTGGGCACGATCTCGTACGAGGTGCTGGTGCGGATCGGGCCGCGCGTGCCGCGCATTCCGACTTGA
- a CDS encoding zinc ribbon domain-containing protein — protein sequence MPGPFDRFRNLERPRPEREGEAEPEPTPDGVAERFGQPDMPPDASDAAPVRCPKCGGENPVRAAACFNCGAELDTPEVRAHRVEEKARFAAEQRRASAQREARRREAEAYAERELARHKAQLEQKSAPTSDVDSGQSNVPVAWLWRATGQVSDPWIRLVLQLAIIGGVGALVLYGISSPGRYGLLILVGILLGGGSYVGGYYGYGRYGRYRRWWW from the coding sequence ATGCCCGGACCCTTCGACCGCTTCCGCAACCTCGAGCGGCCCCGGCCCGAGCGCGAGGGCGAAGCCGAGCCCGAGCCGACACCGGACGGTGTCGCCGAGCGCTTCGGCCAGCCGGACATGCCGCCCGACGCGTCGGACGCCGCTCCGGTGCGCTGCCCCAAGTGCGGCGGTGAGAACCCGGTGCGCGCCGCCGCCTGCTTCAACTGCGGCGCCGAGCTCGACACGCCCGAGGTGCGCGCGCACCGCGTCGAGGAGAAGGCGCGCTTCGCGGCCGAGCAGCGCCGCGCCAGCGCTCAGCGCGAGGCGCGCCGCCGCGAGGCCGAAGCCTACGCCGAGCGCGAGCTCGCCCGGCACAAGGCACAGCTCGAGCAGAAGTCGGCGCCGACCTCGGACGTCGACTCGGGCCAGAGCAACGTGCCCGTCGCCTGGCTGTGGCGCGCCACGGGCCAGGTCTCCGACCCGTGGATCCGGCTCGTGCTGCAGCTCGCGATCATCGGCGGAGTCGGCGCGCTCGTGCTGTACGGCATCAGCAGCCCGGGCCGCTACGGCCTCTTGATCCTGGTCGGGATCCTGCTCGGCGGCGGCAGCTATGTGGGCGGCTACTACGGCTACGGGCGCTACGGCCGCTACCGCCGCTGGTGGTGGTGA